One part of the Bradyrhizobium sp. CB1650 genome encodes these proteins:
- a CDS encoding ABC transporter permease, translating to MSELSLHRGLSMQRIGAMILRYWYLLLSSWPRLLELLYWPALQVLTWGFLQLYIAENANFFARAGGTLIGAVILWDILFRGQLGFSISFLEEMWARNIGNLMMSPLRPIEFLLALMIMSLIRLAIGIIPMTLLALFLFHFNVYALGLPLIAFFCNLIFTSWAVGIFVSGLVLRNGLGAESIVWTLMFAIMPLACIYYPVSVLPVWLQYVAWSLPPTYVFEGMRALLIEHTFRTDLMLDALAINACLLVASFGAFLALLRSAKKHGSLLSSGE from the coding sequence ATGAGCGAGCTTTCCCTTCATCGCGGCCTGTCCATGCAGCGCATCGGCGCGATGATCCTGCGCTACTGGTACCTGCTGCTGTCGTCCTGGCCGCGGCTGCTGGAGCTTCTGTACTGGCCGGCGCTCCAGGTCCTCACCTGGGGCTTTCTCCAGCTTTACATCGCGGAGAATGCCAACTTCTTCGCGCGCGCCGGCGGCACCCTGATCGGCGCCGTCATCCTCTGGGACATTCTGTTCCGTGGGCAGCTCGGCTTCTCGATCTCCTTCCTGGAGGAGATGTGGGCGCGCAACATCGGCAACCTCATGATGAGCCCGTTGAGGCCGATCGAATTTCTGCTCGCGCTCATGATCATGAGCCTGATCCGGCTTGCGATCGGCATCATCCCGATGACGCTGCTCGCGCTGTTCCTGTTTCACTTCAATGTCTACGCTCTCGGCCTGCCGCTGATCGCCTTCTTCTGCAATCTGATCTTCACGAGCTGGGCGGTCGGCATCTTCGTCTCCGGCCTGGTCCTGCGGAATGGGCTCGGGGCCGAGAGCATTGTCTGGACGCTGATGTTCGCGATCATGCCGCTCGCCTGCATCTACTATCCCGTCAGCGTGCTGCCGGTCTGGCTGCAATACGTCGCCTGGTCGCTGCCGCCGACCTACGTGTTCGAGGGGATGCGGGCGCTGCTGATCGAGCACACCTTCCGGACCGACCTGATGCTGGATGCCCTGGCGATCAATGCCTGCCTCCTCGTTGCATCCTTTGGGGCATTCCTTGCCCTTTTGCGCAGCGCCAAGAAGCACGGGTCGCTGCTCTCGAGCGGCGAGTAG
- a CDS encoding ABC transporter ATP-binding protein, with the protein MTGNDKASSRPTVADGAPSTAIAVDRLVKVYKQTRAVDDISFSLPRGSITGLLGGNGAGKTTTIAMIMGLVLPTSGRVRVLGHAMPQESAEVLGRMNFESPYVDMPMRLTVRQNLTIFGKLYAVKNLSGRIAELTDDLDLTEFIDRANGKLSAGQKTRVALAKALINQPELLLLDEPTASLDPDTADWVRAHLERYRKDNNATILLASHNMLEVERLCDRIIIMKRGRIEDDDTPEAIMARYNRSTLEDVFLDVARGRVNGAQGVAR; encoded by the coding sequence ATGACCGGGAATGACAAGGCTTCAAGTCGGCCGACTGTCGCGGATGGCGCGCCGTCCACGGCAATTGCGGTCGACCGCCTCGTCAAGGTCTACAAACAGACCCGCGCCGTCGACGACATCTCTTTCTCGCTTCCGCGCGGCAGCATCACGGGACTGCTGGGCGGCAACGGCGCCGGCAAGACCACCACCATCGCCATGATCATGGGCCTGGTGCTGCCGACCTCGGGGCGCGTGCGCGTGCTCGGCCACGCCATGCCGCAGGAGAGCGCCGAGGTTCTGGGGCGGATGAATTTCGAGAGCCCCTATGTCGACATGCCGATGCGGCTCACCGTGCGGCAGAACCTCACCATCTTCGGCAAGCTCTATGCGGTGAAGAACCTGTCCGGCCGCATCGCCGAGCTGACCGACGATCTCGATCTCACCGAGTTCATCGACCGCGCCAACGGCAAGCTCTCCGCCGGGCAGAAGACCCGCGTCGCGCTCGCCAAGGCGCTGATCAACCAGCCCGAGCTGCTCTTGCTGGACGAGCCGACCGCCTCACTCGACCCGGATACCGCCGATTGGGTGCGCGCGCATCTGGAGCGCTATCGCAAGGACAACAACGCCACCATCCTGCTCGCCTCGCACAACATGCTCGAGGTCGAGCGGCTCTGCGACCGCATCATCATCATGAAGCGCGGCCGCATCGAGGACGACGATACGCCCGAGGCCATCATGGCCCGCTACAACCGCTCCACGCTGGAGGACGTGTTCCTGGACGTCGCGCGCGGCCGGGTGAACGGTGCGCAGGGAGTGGCGCGATGA
- a CDS encoding SprT family zinc-dependent metalloprotease has product MICFCAERFPWRRLWQNPGELLPPGLTDMATRALLYRRPHEPKTLVITHGSQFFAIRLRRHRRARRYTLRIHPSDREAILTMPPRGTLAEAKDFAQRHGAWIAARLGRLPKAAPFQAGTVIPLRGVSHRIVHRAGIRGTVWTEVRDSGERILCVAGGDEHIDRRVHDFLKREARRDLQRSAESYAAELGVRVRRLSIRDQSSRWGSCTSAGSLSFSWRLILAPPFVLDYLAAHEVAHLVEMNHSSRFWRVCDRICPSVERAKKWLDTHGNDLHRYGIED; this is encoded by the coding sequence ATGATTTGTTTTTGCGCCGAGCGCTTTCCCTGGCGGCGGTTATGGCAGAATCCGGGCGAACTCCTTCCCCCCGGACTGACAGACATGGCCACTCGCGCTCTCCTCTATCGGCGGCCCCACGAACCCAAGACCCTTGTGATCACCCACGGATCGCAATTTTTTGCGATCCGATTGCGCCGGCACCGCCGCGCGCGCCGCTACACGCTCAGAATTCATCCGAGCGATCGCGAAGCCATCCTCACGATGCCGCCGCGAGGCACGCTTGCCGAAGCCAAAGACTTCGCACAGCGTCACGGTGCTTGGATCGCAGCGCGTCTTGGCCGCTTGCCGAAGGCGGCACCGTTCCAGGCGGGCACAGTGATACCGCTGCGCGGCGTGTCCCATCGCATCGTGCATCGCGCCGGCATCCGCGGCACGGTGTGGACCGAGGTGCGCGATAGCGGCGAGCGCATTCTCTGCGTCGCCGGCGGCGACGAGCATATCGACCGCCGCGTCCATGATTTCCTCAAGCGCGAAGCGCGCCGCGATCTGCAGCGCTCGGCCGAATCCTATGCCGCCGAGCTCGGCGTCAGGGTCAGGCGGCTCTCGATCCGCGATCAATCGAGCCGCTGGGGTTCCTGCACCTCGGCGGGCTCGCTGTCGTTCTCCTGGCGCCTGATCCTCGCACCGCCCTTCGTGCTCGATTATCTCGCTGCCCACGAAGTCGCCCATCTCGTCGAGATGAACCACTCGTCGCGGTTCTGGCGCGTCTGCGACAGGATCTGTCCGTCGGTCGAGCGCGCCAAGAAGTGGCTCGACACCCACGGCAACGATCTGCATCGCTACGGGATCGAGGATTAG
- a CDS encoding ActS/PrrB/RegB family redox-sensitive histidine kinase yields the protein MTETAASDFRHPQRHIRLDTILRLRWLAVLGQLAAIFIVAQGLEFNVEIAPCVSIIALSATLNLALQTAVNPMQRLEPVHAAGLLALNIVELAGLLFFTGGLQNPFSFLFLAPVLISATALPARLTFGLGVLAVACASILFFFHLPLPWDSEDPLVLPPIYLVGVWLSIVLAIGVTSLYSFQVTEEARKLADALAATELVLTREQHLTQLDGLAAAAAHELGTPLATIFLISRELEKTVKDPSFAADLKTLREQTQRCRDILSKITQLSSTGAPFDRMKLSELIEEVVAPHRDFGVAIKVRIAVAAASEPVGSRNPAILYGVGNIVENAVDFARSTVEVNAWWNNDTIELVVSDDGPGIPPDMLNRIGEPYLSRRRTRDEGGGLGLGVFIARTLLERTGAKVSFTNRTFPEHGAVVQIAWPRQRFEAIETLEETIG from the coding sequence ATGACCGAGACTGCCGCCTCCGACTTTCGCCACCCGCAGCGCCATATCCGCCTGGATACGATCCTGCGGCTGCGCTGGCTCGCGGTGCTCGGCCAGCTCGCCGCGATCTTCATCGTGGCACAGGGGCTCGAGTTCAACGTCGAGATCGCTCCCTGCGTCAGCATCATCGCCTTGTCGGCGACGCTCAATCTGGCGCTGCAGACCGCGGTCAATCCGATGCAGCGGCTCGAGCCGGTCCACGCCGCTGGACTGCTCGCACTGAACATCGTGGAACTGGCAGGCCTCCTCTTCTTCACCGGCGGATTGCAGAACCCGTTCTCGTTCCTGTTTCTCGCCCCCGTCCTGATCTCGGCGACGGCGCTGCCGGCCCGCCTCACCTTCGGCCTCGGTGTGTTGGCCGTCGCCTGCGCCTCGATCCTGTTCTTCTTCCATCTGCCGCTGCCGTGGGACTCCGAGGATCCCCTGGTGCTGCCGCCGATCTACCTCGTCGGCGTCTGGCTCTCGATCGTGCTCGCGATCGGCGTCACCAGCCTCTACTCCTTCCAGGTCACCGAGGAGGCGCGGAAGCTTGCGGACGCGCTGGCCGCAACCGAACTGGTGTTGACCCGCGAGCAGCATCTGACCCAGCTCGACGGGCTGGCCGCGGCCGCCGCGCATGAGCTCGGCACGCCGCTCGCAACGATCTTCCTGATCTCGCGCGAGCTGGAGAAGACGGTGAAGGACCCGAGCTTTGCCGCCGATCTCAAGACCTTGCGCGAGCAGACACAGCGCTGCCGCGACATCTTGAGCAAGATCACCCAGCTCTCTTCCACCGGCGCGCCGTTCGACCGCATGAAATTGTCGGAGCTGATCGAGGAAGTGGTTGCACCGCACCGCGATTTTGGCGTCGCCATCAAGGTGCGGATCGCGGTGGCCGCCGCGAGCGAGCCGGTCGGCTCCCGCAACCCGGCAATCCTCTACGGCGTCGGCAACATCGTCGAGAATGCCGTCGATTTCGCCCGCAGCACCGTCGAGGTGAATGCCTGGTGGAACAACGATACCATCGAGCTCGTGGTCTCCGACGATGGTCCCGGGATTCCGCCCGACATGCTCAACCGGATCGGCGAGCCCTATCTGTCGCGGCGTCGCACCCGGGACGAGGGCGGCGGCCTGGGGCTCGGCGTGTTCATCGCACGCACGCTGCTCGAGCGCACCGGCGCCAAGGTCTCGTTCACCAACCGGACGTTTCCGGAACACGGTGCTGTGGTGCAGATCGCGTGGCCCCGACAGCGTTTTGAGGCTATCGAGACGCTTGAAGAAACAATAGGATAG
- the phaZ gene encoding polyhydroxyalkanoate depolymerase has translation MPIGEFGGAPPLAAEGSPVLTTPMYWMYEMAHASLNPARAVTDATKILFQNPMNPWAHTDVGKSVAAACELFERTTRRYGKPEWGLDDTEVNGIRVPVEIRSVWEKPFCRLLYFDRKFTRPLRSPQPRVLIVAPMSGHYATLLRGTVEAFLPAHEVYITDWADARMVPLSEGRFDLDDYIDYVIEMLHVLGGNTHVMAVCQPSVPVVAAVSIMEARRDPFVPLSMTLMGGPIDTRRNPTAVNKLAEQRGIDWFRNTVITKVPFPHPGMMRDVYPGFLQLNGFISMNLDRHMDAHKQLFANLVKGDGDLVDKHRDFYDEYLAVMDLSAEYYLQTVDTVFVKHALPKGEMTHRGTRVDPSKITRVALMTVEGESDDISGLGQTEATHGLCSSIPDHRRVHYVQKGVGHYGVFNGSRFKSEIVPRIHDFMVSAANPKAAQALAAE, from the coding sequence ATGCCCATTGGTGAGTTTGGCGGCGCACCGCCCCTGGCGGCCGAAGGCAGTCCGGTCCTGACGACGCCGATGTACTGGATGTACGAGATGGCGCACGCCTCTCTGAATCCGGCGCGCGCGGTCACCGACGCCACCAAGATTCTGTTTCAGAATCCCATGAACCCCTGGGCGCACACCGATGTCGGTAAGTCGGTGGCTGCGGCCTGCGAGCTGTTCGAGCGCACCACGCGCCGCTATGGCAAGCCGGAATGGGGGCTCGACGACACCGAGGTCAACGGCATCCGCGTCCCCGTCGAGATCCGATCGGTCTGGGAAAAGCCGTTTTGCAGACTGCTCTATTTCGATCGCAAGTTCACCCGCCCGCTGCGCAGCCCGCAGCCGCGCGTGCTGATCGTCGCGCCGATGTCCGGCCATTATGCCACGCTTCTGCGCGGTACCGTCGAGGCCTTCCTGCCTGCGCATGAGGTCTACATCACCGATTGGGCCGACGCCCGCATGGTGCCGCTCAGCGAGGGCCGTTTCGATCTCGACGACTACATCGACTACGTCATCGAGATGTTGCACGTGCTCGGCGGCAACACCCATGTGATGGCGGTGTGCCAGCCTTCCGTTCCCGTCGTCGCCGCCGTTTCGATCATGGAAGCGCGGCGCGACCCGTTCGTCCCGCTATCGATGACGCTGATGGGCGGTCCGATCGATACCCGTCGCAATCCGACGGCGGTGAACAAGCTCGCCGAACAGCGCGGCATCGACTGGTTCCGCAACACCGTCATCACCAAGGTGCCGTTCCCGCACCCGGGCATGATGCGCGACGTTTATCCGGGATTCCTGCAGCTCAACGGCTTCATCAGCATGAATCTCGACCGTCACATGGACGCGCACAAGCAGCTTTTCGCCAATCTGGTGAAGGGCGACGGCGACCTCGTCGACAAGCATCGCGACTTCTACGATGAGTATCTCGCGGTGATGGACCTTTCCGCCGAGTACTATCTTCAGACCGTCGACACCGTCTTCGTGAAGCATGCCCTGCCGAAGGGTGAGATGACCCATCGCGGAACACGGGTCGATCCTTCGAAGATCACGCGCGTGGCCTTGATGACGGTCGAAGGCGAGAGCGATGACATCTCCGGTCTCGGTCAGACCGAAGCAACGCATGGATTGTGCAGCTCGATTCCCGATCATCGCCGGGTTCATTACGTCCAGAAGGGCGTCGGACATTACGGCGTGTTCAACGGCTCGCGTTTCAAGTCGGAAATCGTGCCGAGGATTCATGATTTCATGGTCTCGGCCGCGAATCCGAAGGCAGCGCAGGCCCTCGCTGCCGAATAG
- a CDS encoding ABC transporter substrate-binding protein: MRNGVLHLVTGTALALALSVSAASAQKKYDPGASDTEIKVGQTVPFSGPASAYATIGKAQAAYFKMINDQGGVNGRKINLIQYDDAYSPPKAVEQVRKLVESDEVLLTFQIVGTPSNAAVQKYLNAKRVPQLFAATGASKFTDPKNFPWTMGYNPNYFVEGRIYGQYILKEHPNAKIGVLYQNDDLGKDYLNGIKAGLGDKAAKMIVAEASYEVSDPTVDSQILKIKDAGADLFFSATTPKQAAQAIKKIAEMGWHPVQIVDINATSVGAVMKPAGLEAAKGVISVNYGKDPLDPTWKDDAGMKRYFDFMAKYYPDGDKDSNFNVYGYGTAQLLVHVLQQCGDNLTRENVMKQAASLKDVTGDVGLPGIKANTSPTDYRVNKQLQMMKFNGERWELFGPILEDAGPAG; the protein is encoded by the coding sequence ATGAGGAATGGAGTTCTGCACCTGGTCACGGGGACTGCGCTGGCTTTGGCGCTGTCGGTCTCAGCGGCCAGTGCCCAGAAGAAATACGATCCGGGTGCCAGCGATACCGAGATCAAGGTCGGGCAGACCGTGCCGTTCTCAGGACCGGCGTCGGCCTATGCCACGATCGGCAAGGCCCAGGCCGCCTATTTCAAGATGATCAACGATCAGGGCGGCGTGAACGGACGCAAGATCAACCTGATCCAATATGACGACGCCTATTCGCCGCCGAAAGCCGTGGAGCAGGTGCGCAAGCTGGTAGAGAGCGACGAAGTGCTGCTGACCTTCCAGATCGTCGGGACCCCATCCAACGCGGCCGTGCAGAAGTACCTCAATGCCAAGAGGGTGCCGCAGCTCTTCGCAGCGACCGGCGCTTCGAAGTTCACCGATCCGAAGAACTTCCCGTGGACCATGGGCTACAACCCGAACTACTTCGTCGAGGGCCGCATCTACGGTCAGTACATCCTGAAGGAGCATCCCAACGCCAAGATCGGCGTGCTCTATCAGAATGACGACCTCGGCAAGGACTATTTGAACGGCATCAAGGCCGGTCTCGGCGACAAGGCCGCCAAGATGATCGTCGCGGAAGCGTCCTACGAGGTCTCGGATCCGACCGTCGACTCGCAGATCCTCAAGATCAAGGACGCCGGCGCCGATCTGTTCTTCAGCGCGACGACACCGAAGCAGGCCGCGCAGGCGATCAAGAAGATCGCCGAGATGGGCTGGCATCCGGTGCAGATCGTCGACATCAACGCTACCTCCGTCGGTGCGGTGATGAAGCCGGCGGGGTTAGAGGCCGCCAAGGGCGTGATCAGCGTCAATTACGGCAAGGATCCGCTCGATCCGACCTGGAAGGATGACGCCGGCATGAAGCGGTATTTCGACTTCATGGCGAAGTACTATCCGGATGGCGACAAGGATTCGAACTTCAACGTCTATGGCTATGGCACCGCCCAGCTCCTGGTCCACGTGTTGCAGCAGTGCGGGGACAACCTGACGCGCGAGAACGTCATGAAGCAGGCCGCTTCGCTGAAGGACGTGACGGGCGATGTCGGGCTGCCCGGCATCAAGGCCAACACCTCGCCGACCGACTACCGCGTCAACAAGCAGCTCCAGATGATGAAGTTCAACGGCGAGCGCTGGGAGCTGTTCGGCCCGATCCTCGAGGATGCCGGACCGGCGGGTTAG
- a CDS encoding DUF1330 domain-containing protein, whose protein sequence is MGHIDPTKEIFAQFRDNDRPGPIHMLNLVRLRKEAAYPDGRKATGAEAYAAYGRESGPVFERLGGRIVWQGKFELMLIGPQEERWDHCFIAEYPSVAAFVEMIRDPVYREAVKHRQAAVEDSRLIRHAVLPVGKNFGEIPT, encoded by the coding sequence ATGGGCCATATCGATCCGACCAAGGAAATCTTCGCGCAATTCCGGGACAATGATCGCCCGGGTCCGATCCACATGCTCAACCTGGTGCGCTTGCGCAAAGAGGCTGCCTATCCCGATGGCCGCAAGGCAACGGGCGCGGAAGCCTATGCCGCCTATGGTCGCGAGAGCGGCCCGGTGTTCGAGCGCCTCGGCGGCCGCATCGTCTGGCAAGGCAAATTCGAGCTGATGCTGATCGGCCCGCAGGAGGAACGCTGGGACCACTGCTTCATCGCCGAATATCCAAGCGTTGCCGCCTTCGTCGAGATGATCCGCGATCCCGTCTATCGCGAAGCGGTGAAGCACCGGCAGGCCGCGGTGGAGGACTCGCGCCTGATCCGGCACGCCGTGCTGCCGGTGGGGAAGAATTTTGGGGAGATACCGACTTGA
- a CDS encoding penicillin-binding protein 1A, with product MAWGKKKGGGRKEPLFGLPAALADLRLTAADRIPNAEDKPKKSAKSSAKRRSDESDAEPPRERKAQGGRGGAKRRSKSRGSRSIGRLIYWGAVLGLWGMIAVIGVVIWVGAHLPPIQSLEIPKRPPTIQIVGMDGSMLAQRGEMAGANVALKDLPPYLPKAFIAIEDRRFYSHFGIDPLGILRAAVTNVLHRGVSQGGSTLTQQLAKNLFLTQERTFQRKLQEVELAIWLERKHSKNEILELYLNRVYFGSGAYGVEAAAQRYFGKSAKHVTIAEAAMLAGLVKSPSRLAPNRNPEGAEQRAQVVLAAMADAKFITQAQAQASIGHPAINVKPAGAGTVNYVADWIGEVLDDLVGQIDQSITVETTIDPKLQSVAEAAIIDELAAKSVKFNVTQGALVAMTPDGAVRAMVGGRNYSDSQYNRAVTAKRQPGSSFKPFVYLTALEQGLTPDTVRQDAPIEVKGWKPENYTHEYFGAVTLTQALAMSLNTVAIRLGLEVGPKNVVRTAHRLGISSKLEPNASIALGTSEVSVVELVGAYAPFANGGLAVSPHVVTRIKTLEGKLLYMRQPEERNQVIEPRYVAMMNTMMRETLISGTAKKAEIPGWQAAGKTGTSQDYRDAWFIGYTANLVTGVWLGNDDNSPTKKATGGGLPVEVWSRFMRTAHEGVPVAALPNSQAGWGLSNLAQAASQVSAPPANNGGYRPPPTRANVRPEAAAGLDGWLMDRLFGGNR from the coding sequence ATGGCGTGGGGAAAGAAAAAGGGCGGTGGGCGGAAAGAGCCGCTATTCGGCTTGCCCGCGGCGCTCGCCGATCTGCGCCTGACGGCGGCGGACCGCATACCGAACGCCGAAGACAAGCCGAAGAAATCGGCCAAATCATCCGCCAAGCGCAGAAGCGACGAGTCTGATGCCGAGCCGCCGCGCGAGCGCAAGGCGCAAGGCGGCCGCGGCGGCGCCAAGCGCCGATCGAAATCGCGCGGAAGCCGCAGCATCGGCCGCCTGATCTATTGGGGCGCGGTGCTCGGCCTGTGGGGCATGATCGCCGTGATCGGCGTCGTGATCTGGGTCGGCGCCCACCTGCCGCCGATCCAATCGCTGGAAATTCCCAAACGGCCGCCGACGATCCAGATCGTCGGCATGGATGGCAGCATGCTGGCGCAGCGCGGCGAGATGGCCGGCGCCAACGTCGCACTCAAGGATCTGCCGCCCTATTTGCCAAAAGCCTTCATCGCCATCGAGGACCGCCGTTTCTATTCGCATTTCGGCATCGATCCGCTCGGCATTTTGCGCGCAGCAGTTACCAATGTTCTCCATCGCGGCGTGTCGCAGGGCGGCTCGACGCTGACGCAGCAGCTCGCCAAGAATCTGTTCCTCACGCAAGAGCGCACCTTCCAGCGCAAATTGCAGGAGGTCGAGCTTGCGATCTGGCTGGAGCGCAAGCATTCCAAGAACGAGATCCTGGAGCTCTATCTCAACCGCGTCTATTTCGGCTCCGGCGCCTATGGCGTCGAAGCCGCGGCGCAACGCTATTTCGGCAAGTCGGCGAAGCACGTCACCATTGCCGAAGCTGCGATGCTGGCCGGCCTCGTCAAATCGCCCTCGCGGCTCGCGCCCAATCGTAACCCGGAAGGCGCCGAACAACGCGCGCAGGTCGTGCTTGCGGCGATGGCGGATGCCAAATTCATCACCCAAGCGCAGGCCCAGGCCTCGATCGGCCATCCTGCGATCAACGTGAAGCCGGCGGGCGCCGGTACCGTCAACTACGTCGCCGACTGGATCGGCGAGGTGCTGGACGATCTCGTCGGCCAGATCGACCAGAGCATCACGGTCGAGACCACGATCGATCCGAAACTCCAGAGCGTGGCGGAAGCCGCCATCATCGACGAGCTGGCGGCCAAAAGCGTGAAGTTCAACGTAACCCAGGGCGCGCTGGTGGCGATGACGCCCGACGGCGCGGTGCGCGCCATGGTCGGTGGCCGGAACTATTCCGACAGCCAGTACAACCGCGCGGTAACCGCGAAGCGCCAGCCTGGCTCCTCGTTCAAGCCGTTCGTCTATTTGACTGCGCTCGAGCAGGGTCTGACGCCGGATACGGTCCGCCAGGATGCACCGATCGAGGTCAAGGGGTGGAAGCCCGAGAACTACACCCATGAATATTTCGGCGCGGTGACGCTGACGCAGGCGCTCGCGATGTCGCTCAACACGGTCGCAATTCGCCTCGGCCTCGAGGTCGGACCAAAGAACGTGGTGCGCACGGCGCACCGGCTCGGCATCTCTTCGAAGCTCGAGCCCAACGCCTCGATCGCGCTTGGCACCTCGGAGGTCTCCGTTGTCGAGCTGGTCGGCGCCTATGCGCCCTTCGCCAATGGCGGTCTCGCGGTGTCGCCGCATGTGGTGACCCGGATCAAGACGCTCGAGGGCAAGCTGCTCTACATGCGTCAACCCGAGGAGCGGAACCAGGTGATCGAGCCGCGTTACGTGGCGATGATGAACACGATGATGCGGGAAACCCTGATCTCCGGCACCGCCAAGAAGGCGGAAATCCCCGGCTGGCAGGCGGCCGGCAAGACCGGCACCAGCCAGGATTATCGCGACGCCTGGTTCATCGGCTACACCGCCAACCTCGTCACCGGCGTCTGGCTCGGCAATGACGACAACTCGCCGACCAAGAAGGCGACAGGTGGCGGCCTGCCGGTGGAGGTCTGGTCCCGCTTCATGCGCACGGCGCACGAGGGCGTGCCGGTGGCGGCCTTGCCGAATTCGCAAGCCGGCTGGGGTCTGTCGAACCTCGCCCAGGCCGCATCGCAGGTGTCAGCACCGCCGGCCAACAATGGCGGTTATCGCCCGCCTCCGACGCGCGCCAATGTGCGGCCGGAAGCGGCGGCGGGGCTGGACGGCTGGCTGATGGACCGGCTGTTCGGCGGAAATCGATAG
- a CDS encoding ABC transporter substrate-binding protein translates to MNNRRAYIAAAAVLAFALSASQALAQKKYDTGASDTEIKIGQTVPFSGAYSVYANIGKTQAAYFKMINDQGGINGRKINLIQYDDAYSPPKTVEQVRKLVEGDEVLFTFQLIGTAANAAVQKYLNGKKVPQLLASTGAARFNDPKNYPWTIAYNPNYVSEGRIYAKYILANHPNAKIGVLYQNDDMGRDYLAGLKSGLGDKAASMIVGEVSYEVTDPTVDSQVVKLKSMGVDLFYDASTPKFAAQAIKKLADLGWTPVHILDINASPISATLKPAGLDISKGIISTQYGKEPGDPQWKDDPGVKAFFAFMDKYFPEGDKLNTVNTYAYSVAELLVQVLKQCGDDLTRENVMKQVANIKDFTPSFALPGIKINTGPNDYRVNKQMQMMKFNGERWELFGPIIEDSGPSG, encoded by the coding sequence ATGAACAATCGCAGAGCCTACATAGCTGCCGCGGCGGTGCTCGCTTTCGCGCTCTCCGCCAGCCAAGCACTCGCACAGAAGAAGTACGACACCGGCGCCAGCGACACCGAGATCAAGATCGGCCAGACCGTGCCGTTCTCCGGCGCCTACTCGGTTTACGCCAATATCGGCAAGACGCAGGCCGCGTACTTCAAGATGATCAACGATCAGGGTGGCATCAACGGCCGCAAGATCAACCTGATCCAGTATGACGACGCCTATTCGCCGCCGAAGACCGTCGAGCAGGTACGCAAGCTCGTCGAGGGCGACGAGGTCCTGTTCACGTTCCAGCTCATCGGCACCGCCGCCAACGCGGCCGTGCAAAAATATCTCAACGGCAAGAAGGTGCCGCAACTCCTGGCCTCGACCGGTGCCGCGCGCTTCAACGATCCGAAGAATTATCCCTGGACCATCGCCTACAATCCCAACTACGTGTCCGAGGGACGCATCTACGCAAAATACATCCTCGCCAACCACCCCAACGCCAAGATCGGCGTGCTCTACCAGAACGACGACATGGGCCGCGACTATCTCGCCGGGCTCAAGAGCGGCCTCGGCGACAAGGCCGCCAGCATGATCGTCGGCGAGGTGTCCTACGAGGTCACCGATCCGACGGTGGATTCGCAGGTGGTCAAGCTGAAGTCGATGGGCGTCGACCTGTTCTACGACGCTTCGACGCCGAAATTCGCGGCGCAGGCGATCAAGAAGCTCGCCGATCTCGGCTGGACGCCGGTGCACATTCTCGACATCAATGCGAGCCCGATATCGGCGACGCTGAAACCTGCCGGCCTCGACATTTCCAAGGGGATCATCTCCACCCAATATGGCAAGGAGCCCGGTGATCCGCAGTGGAAGGACGATCCGGGCGTGAAGGCCTTCTTCGCCTTCATGGACAAGTATTTCCCCGAAGGCGACAAGCTCAACACGGTCAACACCTATGCCTATTCCGTGGCCGAGCTGCTGGTGCAGGTCTTGAAACAATGCGGCGACGACCTGACGCGTGAGAACGTCATGAAGCAGGTCGCCAACATCAAGGACTTCACCCCGAGCTTCGCGCTGCCCGGCATCAAGATCAACACCGGACCGAACGACTATCGCGTCAACAAGCAGATGCAGATGATGAAATTCAACGGCGAACGCTGGGAACTGTTTGGCCCGATCATCGAGGACTCCGGTCCGTCGGGCTAG